A region from the Mycolicibacterium phlei genome encodes:
- the glgC gene encoding glucose-1-phosphate adenylyltransferase yields MRELPHVLGIVLAGGEGKRLYPLTADRAKPAVPFGGAYRLIDFVLSNLVNARYLRICVLTQYKSHSLDRHISQNWRLSGLAGEYITPVPAQQRLGPRWYTGSADAIYQSMNLIYDEDPDYIVVFGADHVYRMDPEQMVQFHIDSGAGATVAGIRVPRAEASAFGVIDADESGRIRNFVEKPADPPGTPDNPDESFVSMGNYVFTTKVLIDAIRADAEDDHSDHDMGGDIIPRLVADGMAAVYDFNDNEVPGATERDHGYWRDVGTLDAFYDAHMDLVSVHPVFNLYNKRWPIRGESEMLAPAKFVNGGSAQESVVGAGSIISAASVRNSVLSSNVVVDDGAIVEGSVLMPGVRIGRGAVVRHAILDKNVVVGPGEMVGVDIERDRERFAVSQGGVVAVGKGVWI; encoded by the coding sequence ATGAGGGAACTGCCACACGTGCTGGGCATCGTTTTGGCCGGCGGCGAGGGCAAGCGGCTCTACCCGCTGACCGCGGATCGGGCCAAACCCGCGGTTCCCTTCGGCGGGGCCTACCGGCTGATCGACTTCGTGCTGTCGAATCTGGTGAACGCCCGGTATCTGCGCATCTGTGTACTGACCCAGTACAAGTCGCACTCGCTGGACCGCCACATCTCGCAGAACTGGCGGCTGAGCGGTCTTGCCGGGGAGTACATCACTCCGGTGCCCGCCCAGCAGCGGCTCGGCCCGCGCTGGTACACCGGGTCGGCCGACGCGATCTACCAGTCGATGAACCTCATCTACGACGAGGACCCCGACTACATCGTGGTGTTCGGTGCCGACCACGTGTACCGGATGGACCCCGAACAGATGGTGCAGTTCCACATCGACAGCGGGGCGGGCGCGACGGTGGCCGGCATCCGGGTGCCCCGCGCCGAGGCCAGCGCCTTCGGCGTGATCGACGCCGACGAGTCCGGCCGCATCCGCAACTTCGTCGAGAAGCCCGCCGACCCGCCCGGCACCCCGGACAACCCCGACGAGTCGTTCGTGTCGATGGGCAACTACGTGTTCACCACCAAGGTGCTCATCGACGCGATCCGCGCCGACGCCGAGGACGACCACTCCGACCACGACATGGGCGGCGACATCATCCCGCGGCTGGTCGCCGACGGCATGGCGGCGGTCTACGACTTCAACGACAACGAGGTACCCGGCGCCACCGAGCGAGACCACGGCTACTGGCGCGACGTCGGCACGCTGGACGCGTTCTACGACGCGCACATGGACCTGGTGTCGGTGCACCCGGTGTTCAACCTCTACAACAAGCGCTGGCCCATCCGCGGCGAGTCCGAGATGCTGGCGCCCGCGAAGTTCGTCAACGGCGGCTCGGCGCAGGAGTCGGTGGTCGGCGCGGGCAGCATCATCTCGGCGGCCTCGGTGCGCAATTCGGTGTTGTCGTCGAACGTGGTGGTCGACGACGGCGCGATCGTCGAGGGCAGCGTGCTGATGCCCGGAGTACGGATCGGTCGCGGAGCGGTGGTGCGTCACGCGATCCTGGACAAGAACGTCGTCGTCGGGCCGGGGGAGATGGTCGGCGTCGACATCGAACGCGACCGTGAGCGGTTCGCCGTCAGCCAGGGCGGTGTCGTCGCGGTCGGCAAGGGCGTCTGGATCTAG
- the glgA gene encoding glycogen synthase codes for MRVAMMTREYPPEVYGGAGVHVTELVAQLCRLCEVDVHCMGAPRTDAIVAQPDPALVGANAALSMLSADLNMVNNLDNAAGRATVVHSHTWYTGLAGHLAALLYGVPHVLTAHSLEPMRPWKAEQLGGGYRVSSWVEKTAIEAADAVIAVSSGMRDDVLRTYPALDPNRVHVVRNGIDTDVWYPAEPDPAESVLAELGVDLSRPIVAFVGRITRQKGVAHLVAAAHQFSPEVQLVLCAGAPDTPEIAAEITEAVQALAQARTGVYWVREMLPIVKVREILSAATVFVCPSVYEPLGIVNLEAMACSTAVVASDVGGIPEVVADGHTGRLVHYDPQDAAGYESRLAAAVNDLVADPDTARRYGQAGRQRCIEEFSWARIAEQTLEIYRKVGG; via the coding sequence ATGCGGGTGGCGATGATGACTCGGGAGTATCCACCCGAGGTCTACGGCGGGGCCGGGGTACACGTAACCGAGTTGGTCGCCCAGTTATGCCGACTCTGTGAGGTCGACGTGCACTGTATGGGCGCGCCGCGCACCGACGCGATCGTCGCTCAGCCCGATCCGGCGCTGGTCGGCGCGAACGCCGCGCTGTCGATGCTGTCGGCGGACCTCAACATGGTCAACAACCTGGACAATGCGGCCGGGCGGGCCACCGTCGTGCACAGCCACACCTGGTACACCGGGCTGGCCGGCCACCTGGCCGCGCTGCTCTACGGCGTGCCGCACGTGCTGACCGCGCACTCGCTGGAGCCGATGCGGCCGTGGAAGGCCGAACAACTCGGCGGCGGCTACCGGGTGTCGTCGTGGGTGGAGAAGACGGCCATCGAGGCCGCCGACGCGGTCATCGCGGTCAGCTCCGGGATGCGCGACGACGTGTTGCGCACCTATCCGGCCCTGGATCCGAACCGGGTCCACGTGGTGCGCAACGGCATCGACACCGACGTCTGGTATCCCGCCGAGCCGGACCCCGCCGAATCGGTGCTGGCCGAGCTTGGGGTGGACCTGTCGCGGCCGATCGTGGCGTTCGTCGGGCGTATCACCCGCCAGAAGGGAGTGGCGCATCTGGTCGCCGCGGCGCACCAGTTCAGTCCCGAGGTTCAGTTGGTGCTGTGCGCCGGGGCGCCGGACACGCCGGAGATCGCCGCCGAGATCACCGAGGCCGTGCAGGCTTTGGCGCAGGCCCGCACCGGTGTCTACTGGGTGCGCGAGATGCTGCCGATCGTCAAGGTGCGCGAAATACTCAGCGCGGCAACTGTTTTCGTGTGCCCGTCGGTGTACGAGCCGCTGGGCATCGTGAATCTCGAGGCGATGGCCTGTTCAACCGCGGTGGTGGCCTCCGATGTCGGCGGCATCCCCGAGGTGGTCGCCGACGGACACACGGGGCGGCTCGTGCATTACGACCCGCAGGACGCGGCCGGCTACGAATCCCGGCTTGCCGCAGCGGTCAACGACCTGGTCGCCGACCCCGACACGGCCCGCCGCTACGGGCAGGCCGGTCGGCAGCGCTGCATCGAGGAGTTCAGCTGGGCGCGCATCGCCGAGCAGACCCTCGAGATCTATCGCAAAGTCGGGGGCTGA
- a CDS encoding DUF3117 domain-containing protein: protein MAAMKPRTGDGPLEATKEGRGIVMRVPLEGGGRLVVELTPDEAAALGDELKNVTSQ from the coding sequence ATGGCGGCGATGAAGCCCCGGACCGGCGACGGTCCTCTGGAAGCAACCAAGGAGGGGCGCGGCATCGTGATGCGGGTACCACTGGAGGGTGGCGGTCGACTGGTCGTCGAGCTCACCCCCGATGAAGCCGCCGCACTTGGGGACGAGCTCAAGAACGTCACGAGCCAGTAG
- a CDS encoding DNA-3-methyladenine glycosylase I, with translation MSDGRTRCAWLDESRLAPADFELYRDYHDTEWGQPLRDSRALFERVTLEAFQSGLSWLIILRKRENFRRAFDGFDVERIARYTDRDIERLLTDAGIVRNRAKIEATIANARALAELTDAGEDFAELLWSFAPPPRPRPATLADVPAVTPESKAMAKELKRRGFRFVGPTTAYALMQATGMVDDHTADCWVPPTRPGQ, from the coding sequence ATGAGCGACGGTCGTACGCGTTGCGCCTGGCTTGACGAATCCCGGCTGGCACCAGCGGATTTCGAGCTGTACCGGGACTACCACGACACCGAGTGGGGGCAGCCGCTGCGGGATTCGCGGGCGCTGTTCGAGCGGGTCACCCTCGAGGCGTTCCAGAGCGGGTTGTCGTGGCTGATCATCCTGCGCAAGCGGGAGAACTTCCGGCGCGCGTTCGACGGGTTCGACGTCGAGCGCATCGCCCGCTACACCGACCGCGACATCGAGCGGTTGCTGACCGACGCCGGGATCGTGCGCAACCGGGCCAAGATCGAGGCCACCATCGCCAACGCGCGGGCGCTGGCGGAGCTGACGGATGCGGGGGAGGACTTCGCCGAGCTGCTGTGGTCGTTCGCACCGCCGCCGCGGCCCCGGCCCGCGACCCTGGCCGATGTGCCCGCCGTCACACCGGAATCCAAGGCGATGGCCAAGGAACTCAAACGCCGCGGTTTCCGGTTCGTCGGCCCGACCACCGCCTACGCGTTGATGCAGGCCACCGGAATGGTCGACGACCACACCGCCGACTGCTGGGTGCCGCCCACCCGGCCGGGACAGTGA
- a CDS encoding DivIVA domain-containing protein, producing the protein MTLVLLYLVVLVLIAVVLFAVGSVLFGRGEPLPPLPRDTTATVLPASGVTGADVAAVKFAQTLRGYKTSEVDWVLDRLGQEIDSLRGELAALRARYGIEPTDTHIEGGAHALPADSES; encoded by the coding sequence GTGACCCTGGTTCTGCTGTATCTGGTCGTCCTCGTCCTGATCGCCGTGGTGCTGTTCGCGGTCGGCAGTGTGCTGTTCGGCCGCGGTGAGCCGCTGCCCCCGCTACCGCGCGACACCACCGCCACGGTGCTGCCCGCCTCCGGGGTGACCGGCGCCGACGTGGCGGCCGTCAAGTTCGCCCAGACGCTGCGCGGCTACAAGACCAGCGAGGTGGACTGGGTGCTCGACCGGCTCGGTCAGGAAATCGACTCGCTGCGCGGGGAACTCGCCGCGCTGCGGGCCCGCTACGGCATCGAGCCCACCGACACCCACATCGAAGGCGGGGCGCATGCGCTGCCCGCGGACAGCGAGTCATGA
- a CDS encoding glucosyl-3-phosphoglycerate synthase, which yields MTLTPDLDTTDVVTARWLATHSWSRPTWTVAELEAAKKGRTVSVVLPALNEEETVANVVGTITPLLGGLVDELIVLDSGSTDETEIRAVAAGARVVSRETALPEVPPQPGKGEVLWRSLAATTGDIVVFVDSDLLDPDPMFVPKLVGPLLTTEGVHLVKGFYRRPLKVSGAEDANGGGRVTELVARPLLASLRPELSCIMQPLGGEYAGTRELLTAVPFAPGYGVEIGLLIDAYDRLGLDAIAQVNLGVRTHRNRPLTELATMSRQVIATLLSRCGVPDSGVGLTQFFADGDDYTPRTSTVSLDDRPPMITLRPRG from the coding sequence ATGACACTCACACCCGATTTGGACACGACCGACGTGGTCACCGCCCGGTGGCTGGCCACCCACAGTTGGAGCCGCCCGACCTGGACGGTCGCCGAACTGGAGGCGGCGAAGAAGGGCCGCACGGTCTCCGTGGTGCTGCCCGCGCTGAACGAGGAGGAGACGGTCGCCAACGTCGTCGGCACCATCACCCCGCTGCTCGGCGGGCTGGTCGACGAGCTGATCGTGCTGGACTCCGGATCCACCGACGAGACCGAGATCCGGGCGGTCGCCGCCGGGGCCAGGGTGGTCAGCCGCGAGACGGCGCTGCCCGAGGTGCCGCCGCAGCCCGGCAAGGGCGAGGTGCTGTGGCGGTCGCTGGCCGCGACCACCGGCGACATCGTGGTCTTCGTCGACTCCGACCTGCTCGACCCGGATCCGATGTTCGTGCCCAAGCTGGTCGGCCCGCTGCTGACCACCGAGGGTGTGCACCTGGTCAAGGGCTTCTACCGGCGTCCGCTGAAGGTCAGCGGCGCCGAGGACGCCAACGGCGGCGGCCGCGTCACCGAGCTGGTGGCCCGGCCCCTGCTGGCGTCGCTGCGGCCCGAGCTGAGCTGCATCATGCAGCCGCTGGGCGGCGAGTACGCCGGCACCCGCGAACTGCTGACCGCGGTGCCGTTCGCGCCGGGCTACGGCGTGGAGATCGGCCTGCTGATCGACGCCTACGACCGGCTGGGGCTGGACGCCATCGCCCAGGTCAACCTCGGCGTGCGGACCCACCGCAACCGGCCGCTGACCGAGCTGGCCACCATGAGCCGCCAGGTCATCGCGACCCTGCTGTCGCGGTGCGGGGTGCCGGACTCGGGGGTGGGGCTGACCCAGTTCTTCGCTGACGGCGACGACTACACCCCGCGGACGTCGACGGTGTCGCTGGACGACCGGCCGCCGATGATCACGCTGCGACCGCGCGGCTGA
- the folP gene encoding dihydropteroate synthase, translating into MAIVNRTPDSFYDRGAAFTDEAAKAAAHRVIEEGADVIDVGGVKAGPGDAVDADEEIARVVPFVEWLRDTYPDQLISVDTWRSSVAKQACAAGADLINDTWAGHDPALPEVAAEFGVGLVCSHTGGAQPRTRPFRVNYGITERGVVDAVIAETTAAAERAVAAGVPRDAILIDPTHDFGKNTHHGLTLLRHVKELVNTGWPVLMALSNKDFVGETLGVGLTERLEGTLAATALAAAQGAAMFRVHEVAPTRRVLEMVASIQGGRPPTRTVRGLA; encoded by the coding sequence ATGGCGATCGTCAACCGGACGCCCGACTCGTTCTACGACCGGGGTGCGGCGTTCACCGACGAGGCCGCCAAGGCCGCCGCGCACCGGGTCATCGAGGAGGGCGCCGACGTCATCGACGTGGGCGGGGTCAAGGCCGGCCCCGGCGACGCGGTGGACGCCGACGAGGAGATCGCGCGGGTGGTGCCGTTCGTCGAGTGGCTGCGCGACACCTATCCCGACCAGCTGATCAGCGTCGACACCTGGCGCTCGTCGGTGGCCAAGCAGGCCTGCGCGGCCGGCGCCGACCTGATCAACGACACCTGGGCCGGGCACGACCCGGCGCTACCTGAGGTGGCTGCCGAGTTCGGGGTGGGTCTGGTGTGCTCGCACACCGGCGGCGCGCAGCCCCGCACCCGGCCGTTCCGGGTCAACTACGGCATCACCGAGCGCGGTGTTGTCGACGCGGTGATCGCCGAGACGACGGCCGCCGCCGAACGCGCGGTCGCGGCCGGGGTGCCGCGCGACGCCATCCTCATCGACCCCACCCATGATTTCGGTAAGAACACTCATCACGGTCTTACTTTGTTGCGCCACGTAAAAGAGCTTGTAAACACTGGATGGCCGGTCCTGATGGCACTGAGCAACAAGGATTTCGTCGGGGAGACTCTGGGTGTGGGTTTGACCGAGCGCCTCGAGGGCACCCTGGCAGCCACCGCACTGGCAGCGGCGCAGGGCGCGGCGATGTTTCGAGTGCATGAGGTCGCACCCACCCGGCGCGTCCTGGAGATGGTCGCGTCTATCCAGGGCGGACGGCCGCCGACGCGAACGGTGAGGGGACTGGCATGA
- the fadD6 gene encoding long-chain-acyl-CoA synthetase FadD6 has protein sequence MTDQKSGVRSSVGLLDIATKVPGIVMDVPTILRGVVTGFGARPSAKTSIGKVFQERAARYGDRVFIRFEDQQITYREANETVNRYAAVLAARGVGHGDVVGIMLRNSPELVLLMLATVKCGAIAGMLNYHQRGDVLKHSLGLLNSTVIVADTDFVEPVTESGADTAGLMTVEEIQRLAATAPTTNPPTTAAVLAKDKAFYIFTSGTTGMPKASVMTHYRWLRALAGFGGLGMRLNGSDTLYCCLPLYHNNALTVALSSVLNAGATLALGKQFSASRFWDDVIRHEATAFVYIGEICTYLLNQPPKDTDRKHKVRVICGNGLRPSIWDEFSERFGIPRICEFYAASEGNTAFVNFFNLDKTTGICPSPVAFVEYDPDTGQPIRDENGRVRKVKRGQPGLLLSKVSSFQPFDGYTDQSESEKKLVRNAFRDGDVWFNTGDLMRAQGFGHAAFADRLGDTFRWKGENVATTEVEAAISTDPQVEEATVFGVEVEGAGGRAGMAAIQLKEGHEFDGRSLARAAYAKLPVYAVPLFVRVVKQIAHTSTFKSQKVDLRKEGYRSASDDPIYVLAGREEGYVPYYDEYPAEVVAGKRPKN, from the coding sequence ATGACTGATCAGAAGTCGGGTGTTCGCAGCAGCGTCGGGTTGCTGGACATCGCCACGAAGGTGCCGGGCATCGTGATGGACGTGCCGACCATCCTGCGCGGTGTCGTCACCGGCTTCGGGGCCAGGCCGTCGGCGAAGACGTCGATCGGCAAGGTGTTCCAGGAGCGCGCGGCCCGTTACGGCGACCGGGTGTTCATCCGGTTCGAGGACCAGCAGATCACATACCGCGAGGCCAACGAGACCGTCAACCGCTACGCGGCGGTGCTGGCGGCCCGCGGGGTCGGGCACGGCGACGTCGTCGGAATCATGCTGCGCAACTCGCCGGAGCTGGTGCTGCTGATGCTGGCCACCGTCAAGTGCGGCGCGATCGCCGGCATGCTCAACTACCACCAGCGCGGCGACGTCCTCAAGCACAGCCTGGGCCTGCTGAACTCCACCGTCATCGTCGCCGACACCGACTTCGTCGAACCGGTCACCGAGTCGGGTGCCGACACCGCCGGGCTGATGACCGTCGAGGAGATCCAGCGGCTGGCGGCCACCGCGCCGACCACCAACCCGCCGACCACCGCGGCCGTGCTGGCCAAGGACAAGGCGTTCTACATCTTCACCTCGGGCACCACCGGGATGCCCAAGGCCAGCGTGATGACCCACTACCGCTGGCTGCGCGCGCTGGCCGGGTTCGGTGGGCTGGGGATGCGGCTCAACGGCTCCGACACCCTGTACTGCTGCCTGCCGCTGTACCACAACAACGCGTTGACGGTCGCGCTGTCGTCGGTGCTCAACGCGGGCGCCACGCTGGCGCTGGGCAAGCAGTTCTCGGCGTCGCGGTTCTGGGACGACGTGATCCGCCACGAGGCGACCGCGTTCGTCTACATCGGAGAGATCTGCACCTACCTGCTCAACCAGCCGCCCAAGGACACCGACCGCAAGCACAAGGTGCGGGTGATCTGCGGTAACGGGTTGCGCCCGTCGATCTGGGACGAGTTCTCCGAACGGTTCGGCATCCCGCGCATCTGCGAGTTCTACGCCGCCAGCGAGGGCAACACCGCGTTCGTCAACTTCTTCAACCTCGACAAGACCACCGGCATCTGCCCGTCGCCGGTGGCGTTCGTCGAGTACGACCCCGACACCGGCCAGCCGATCCGCGACGAGAACGGCCGCGTCCGCAAGGTCAAGCGCGGCCAGCCGGGTCTGCTGCTGTCCAAGGTCAGCAGCTTCCAGCCGTTCGACGGCTACACCGACCAGAGCGAGTCGGAAAAGAAGTTGGTGCGCAACGCATTCCGCGACGGCGACGTGTGGTTCAACACCGGCGACCTGATGCGCGCGCAGGGCTTCGGGCACGCCGCGTTCGCCGACCGGCTCGGCGACACCTTCCGCTGGAAGGGCGAGAACGTGGCCACCACCGAGGTGGAGGCGGCGATCTCGACCGACCCGCAGGTCGAGGAGGCGACGGTGTTCGGCGTCGAGGTCGAGGGCGCGGGCGGGCGCGCGGGCATGGCCGCGATCCAGCTCAAGGAGGGCCACGAGTTCGACGGCAGATCGCTGGCCCGGGCCGCCTACGCCAAGCTGCCGGTCTACGCGGTGCCGCTGTTCGTGCGGGTGGTCAAGCAGATCGCGCACACCTCGACGTTCAAGAGCCAGAAGGTGGATCTGCGCAAGGAGGGCTACCGGAGCGCCTCCGACGACCCCATCTACGTGCTGGCCGGCCGCGAGGAGGGCTACGTGCCCTACTACGACGAGTACCCGGCCGAGGTCGTCGCGGGCAAACGTCCGAAGAACTAG
- a CDS encoding TIGR00730 family Rossman fold protein, with the protein MSRETDREWAVCVYCASGPTHEELLALARDVGVAIAERNWTLVSGGGNVSAMGALAVAARSRGGHTVGVIPKALVHREVADVDADELVVTDTMRQRKQVMEERADAFIALPGGIGTLEEIFEAWTAGALGMHDKPVVLLDPFGHYDGLLVWLRDLADRGYVAQSALDRLIVVSDVEAAMAACAPAGGH; encoded by the coding sequence GTGTCCCGCGAAACCGACCGCGAATGGGCGGTGTGTGTGTACTGCGCGTCCGGACCGACCCACGAGGAACTGCTCGCGCTGGCCCGTGATGTCGGTGTGGCGATCGCCGAGCGCAACTGGACCCTGGTCTCCGGCGGCGGCAACGTCTCCGCGATGGGCGCGCTGGCGGTCGCGGCCCGGTCCCGCGGCGGCCACACCGTCGGGGTGATCCCGAAGGCGCTGGTGCACCGCGAGGTCGCCGACGTCGACGCCGACGAGCTCGTCGTCACCGACACCATGCGGCAGCGCAAGCAGGTGATGGAGGAGCGCGCCGACGCGTTCATCGCGCTGCCCGGTGGGATCGGCACCCTCGAGGAGATCTTCGAAGCCTGGACCGCGGGGGCGCTCGGGATGCACGACAAGCCGGTGGTGCTGCTCGACCCGTTCGGGCACTACGACGGGCTGCTGGTCTGGTTGCGCGACCTGGCCGACCGCGGCTATGTCGCCCAGAGCGCGCTGGACCGGCTGATCGTGGTGTCCGACGTCGAGGCGGCGATGGCCGCGTGCGCACCGGCCGGCGGTCACTAG